A region of Dioscorea cayenensis subsp. rotundata cultivar TDr96_F1 chromosome 5, TDr96_F1_v2_PseudoChromosome.rev07_lg8_w22 25.fasta, whole genome shotgun sequence DNA encodes the following proteins:
- the LOC120260005 gene encoding uncharacterized protein LOC120260005 → MVNRVTCPWRSNTRLIGPIKAMNFDLRKAGEQRMLHLNELDEWRMNAYENDRICKERIRKWHHKHIKTPKDVNMGDQVLLFNSRLRLFLGKLKSRWFGPYTVTEVSPHGAIEISHLERGTFKVNGHRLKPYFGGEVSKDIKEIFFLREPP, encoded by the coding sequence ATGGTAAATCGTGTCACTTGCCCATGGAGGTCGAACACAAGGCTTATTGGGCCCATCAAGGCTATGAACTTTGACTTGAGAAAAGCAGGTGAACAAAGAATGCTCCATCttaatgagttagatgaatggagaatgaatgCGTATGAGAATGATAGAATTTGCAAGGAAAGAATTCGTAAGTGGCAtcacaagcatattaaaactcCGAAAGACGTTAATATGGGTGATCAAGTGCTATTGTTCAACTCTCGCCTAAGGCTATTTCTTGGGAAGCTCAAGTCCAGATGGTTTGGGCCCTACACCGTAACTGAGGTGTCGCCCCATGGTGCTATTGAAATCTCTCATCTGGAGAGaggtacattcaaggtgaacgGACATCGGCTAAAGCCCTATTTTGGTGGGGAGGTTAGTAAAGACATTAAGGAAATATTCTTTCTCcgtgagcccccgtga